A window of Gasterosteus aculeatus chromosome 9, fGasAcu3.hap1.1, whole genome shotgun sequence contains these coding sequences:
- the pet117 gene encoding protein PET117 homolog, mitochondrial, translating into MTTVSKVVLGVSVVLTLSTVAAVHLNQSWDRQRLHQGVVRDLERLERKKENLRLLEEQRILTSQLEEERLRREAERRPQDH; encoded by the exons ATGACGACCGTCTCTAAAGTGGTTCTGGGAGTTTCTGTGGTTCTGACTCTAAGTACCGTGGCTGCCGTGCATCTCAACCAGTCCTGGGACCGACAG CGTCTCCATCAGGGCGTCGTCAGGGATCTGGAGCgcctggagaggaagaaggagaacctacgtctgctggaggagcagaggattcTGACctcacagctggaggaggagaggctacGCAGAGAGGCGGAGCGCCGTCCACAGGACCACTGA
- the kat14 gene encoding cysteine-rich protein 2-binding protein, giving the protein MDSSGGEQLGVGEEESACMSASEGLEEGEVEGETLLIVESEDQGSVDLSHDQSGDSLTSDVGEEADGGWACEDVSFYCDHCHKWVPAAQLRGEQPSYLKGDNFFKFICSDCSEDAKESFERMRLTWQQVVMLAMYNLSLEGTGRQGYFRWKEDICAFIGRHWNFLLGTRKKTSTWWSTVAGCLSVGSPAFFRSGAQEFGEPGWWKLVQNRPPTLRPEADKPAGKAKACKPAAEPVMAVEGLRRRGARNPVENAIQLKEKRSRTQEAKDIRRAQKEAAGGYADRSACSTPVKLGGGRGGGGAGRRPDLVLEKGEVIDFSSISSSDRTPLTSPSPSPSPDFSGPGTPASHSATPSLLSEADLIPDAMPPQALFHGDEEMETEGMIDPGMEYVPPPRPHLVARKKLRSAPPHIKHEVDSEDDGGLERGRFEEPAGCGEGLPLSAGGAERRRITHPEKADGSGGGVPAAPRFTSLSLYEERLLLRRLDACPLALAVTPPAKRLHRKLLVRQAKRQRGLPLLDVDRAVSATLGLVGGIYGAQVAGAVEQGGVVGKYCTSSQELRILDRFQTNVCSRRGLQQQSVSFWRRLMGAETSSDQTIKSPYSSRLLKPFIRRDYESRPVKLRLLGEVRAHPHRKEPGWTPEANAPIDYCYVRPNHIPSVNAMCHDNFWPGVDLSECLQYPDFSVVVLYKKVVVGFGFMVPDVKYNEAYISFLLVHPEWRRAGIGTFMIYHLIQTCMGKDVTLHVSASNPAMLLYQKFGFKAEEYILDFYDKYYPVDSAECRHAFFLRLRR; this is encoded by the exons ATGGACAGCAGCGGCGGCGAGCAGCTCGGCGTAGGTGAGGAGGAGTCCGCCTGCATGTCGGCCTCGGAGggcctggaggagggggaggtggagggggagaccCTCCTCATCGTGGAGTCGGAGGACCAGGGCTCGGTGGATCTGTCACATGACCAGAGTGGAGACTCTCTGACCAGCGACGTGGGCGAGGAGGCCGATGGGGGGTGGGCCTGCGAGGACGTGTCCTTTTACTGTGACCACTGCCACAAGTGGGTCCCTGCAG CTCAGCTCAGAGGGGAGCAGCCGAGCTACCTGAAAGGTGACAACTTCTTCAAGTTCATCTGCTCCGACTGCTCCGAGGACGCGAAGGAGAGCTTCGAGAGGATGAGACTCACCTGGCAGCAG GTGGTGATGCTGGCCATGTACAACCTGTCTCTGGAGGGGACGGGCCGCCAGGGCTACTTCAGGTGGAAAGAGGACATTTGTGCTTTCATTGGTCGACACTGGAACTTCCTGCTGGGAACCAG GAAGAAGACCTCCACGTGGTGGAGCACGGTGGCCGGGTGCCTGTCAGTCGGTAGCCCCGCCTTCTTCCGCTCCGGCGCGCAGGAGTTCGGCGAGCCGGGCTGGTGGAAGCTCGTCCAGAACCGACCGCCGACTCTCCGTCCGGAGGCGGACAAACCCGCCGGCAAGGCCAAAG CCTGTAAACCCGCCGCGGAGCCCGTCATGGCGGTGGAGGGCCTGAGGAGGCGCGGCGCCAGGAACCCGGTGGAGAACGCCATCCAGCTGAAGGAGAAGCGGAGCCGCACGCAGGAGGCCAAAGACATCCGGCGGGCTCAgaaggaggcggcggggggctACGCCGACCGCAGTGCCTGCTCCACGCCGGTCAAACTGGGAGGAGGCCGCGGCGGAGGGGGCGCAGGGCGTCGCCCCGACCTCGTCTTGGAGAAGGGCGAGGTCATCGacttctcctccatcagctcgtCGGACCGAACGCCGCTCACCAGCCCGTCGCCCTCGCCCTCGCCGGACTTCTCTGGCCCGGGGACGCCGGCTTCTCACTCGGCAACGCCCAGCCTGCTGTCGGAGGCGGACCTTATCCCCGACGCCATGCCCCCCCAGGCGCTGTTCCACG GTGATGAGGAGATGGAGACGGAGGGAATGATCGACCCGGGGATGGAGTACGTGCCTCCCCCTCGCCCCCACCTCGTGGCCCGCAAGAAGCTCCGCTCGGCGCCGCCACACATCAAGCACGAGGTCGACAGTGAGGACGACGGGGGACTCGAGCGGGGTCGCTTCGAGGAGCCGGCGGGGTGCGGCGAGGGCCTGCCTCTGTCCGCTGGGGGGGCAGAGCGGAGGAGGATAACTCACCCCGAGAAGGCCGACggaagcggcggcggcgtcccgGCGGCGCCCCGCTTCACCTCCCTCAGCCTCTACGAGGAGCGGCTGCTGCTCCGCCGCCTGGACGCCTGCCCGCTGGCCCTGGCCGTCACGCCGCCGGCCAAGCGCCTccacaggaagctgctggttCGCCAGGCCAAGAGGCAGCGGGGGCTCCCCCTGCTGGACGTGGACCGCGCCGTCAGCGCCACTCTGGGCCTGGTGGGGGGGATCTACGGCGCCCAGGTGGCGGGGGCTGTGGAGCAGGGTGGAGTCGTGGGGAAGTACTGCACCAGCAGCCAGGAGCTGCGTATTCTTGATCGCTTCCAG acCAACGTCTGCAGCAGAagaggcctccagcagcagtcTGTGTCCTTCTGGCGTCGTCTGATGGGAGCAGAGACCAGTTCAGACCAGACCATCAAGAGCCCCTACAGCTCCCGCCTCCTCAAGCCCTTCATCAG GAGGGATTACGAGAGTCGGCCCGTGAAGCTGAGGCTGCTGGGGGAGGTCCGAGCTCACCCCCACAGGAAGGAGCCCGGCTGGACGCCTGAGGCCAACGCCCCCATCGACTACTGCTACGTCCGCCCCAACCACATCCCCTCCGTCAACGCCATGTGTCACGACAACTTCTGGCCAG GTGTTGACCTGTCAGAGTGCCTGCAGTACCCCGACTTCAGCGTGGTGGTCCTCTATAAGAAGGTGGTGGTGGGCTTTGGCTTCATGGTTCCTGACGTGAAGTACAACGAGGCCTACATCTCCTTCCTGCTGGTCCATCCCGAGTGGAGGAGAGCTGGCATCGGCACCTTCATGATCTACCATCTGATCCAG ACGTGCATGGGGAAGGACGTGACGCTGCACGTGTCGGCCAGTAACCCGGCCATGCTGCTCTACCAGAAGTTTGGCTTCAAAGCGGAGGAGTACATCCTGGACTTCTACGATAAGTACTACCCGGTGGACAGCGCCGAGTGCCGCCACGCCTTCTTCCTCCGACTGAGGCGCTGA
- the dzank1 gene encoding double zinc ribbon and ankyrin repeat-containing protein 1 isoform X2, protein MTAGAVSAPLIIPMIHLQTHRAKNHIDTNTPVSIQSDTPDVLIFYTLDGSKPSFGPRESKGSRRYGGPILLPAGRVAVRAVAVTRDGRDSSTVTKVFSVELVESNEDQRQCEGTLISSGPLLKPSGGLLTGGLGSPTKPQPAGSSQPSQSAASRQQTDFLRCAPCQRPRPSDPFCGFRAQCGPSLPVLDEQRRRPAEGGQPGHAASYVVCWRCGANGPPHAFYCATCGAFLEAPPPPTSCGDITQPVGAAATLQGSAPWRATPPSGPPPPPKVTTPSKDQSTQTVGLYYPSATELQRKETQRKLQLSKQHSARDQRPPLTSISPGRGFWRKQLDHLCAHLRSYAQNNAPFRTLLGEPRLGQMVSAAIQEDRYEVSLTFSFVSAGGRQRQVEQAADGLGPPAGTETLGATIEPSVDCQRGTWSEDKANDANDAHRPTLRPRPPVRDVQLLKELGPGPGRGRISIIQQLLDQGADPSCCDANGRHALAVAVVNGHHDVLPVLVQRGANVDQQSGEMKNTALHEAAALGSEGLKAAEVLLSCRASLRRRDVAGRAALDVALSSGCSEAAALLAARTGLDMLGRLGRPREDRDGF, encoded by the exons ATGACAGCAGGAGCAGTGTCAGCTCCGCTCATCATTCCCATGATCCACCTGCAGACTCACAGAGCCAAAAACCACATAGACACCAACACACCCGTCTCCATTCAATCAG ACACTCCTGATGTTCTGATCTTCTACACTCTGGATGGGTCTAAGCCGTCCTTCGGGCCTCGGGAGTCAAAGGGCAGCAGGAGGTACGGCGGCCCGATTCTGCTGCCCGCTGGTCGAGTGGCCGTCAGAGCGGTCGCTGTCACCAG AGACGGCAGAGACAGCTCCACAGTGACGAAGGTTTTCTCTGTTGAGCTTGTTGAGTCAAACGAGGATCAA cgTCAGTGTGAAGGAACCTTGATCAGCTCTGGTCCTTTATTGAAGCCCTCAG GTGGTCTCCTGACCGGGGGACTGGGCTCTCCCACCAAACCACAACCAGCTGGATCCTCCCAACCTTCCCAGTCAGCGGCGAGCAGACAGCAGACTGACTTCCTGCG gtgtgcTCCGTGTCAGCGTCCTCGTCCCTCTGATCCATTCTGTGGGTTCCGTGCTCAGTGTGGACCTTCACTTCCTGTGTTAGATGAGCAGAGACGCCGCCCTGCTGAGGGAGGACAG CCCGGCCACGCGGCCAGCTATGTGGTTTGTTGGCGTTGCGGAGCGAATGGACCCCCGCATGCCTTCTACTGCGCAACCTGTGGCGCCTTCctggaagccccgcccccaccaaCATCTTGCGGTGACATCACTCAACCTGTTGGGGCTGCCGCCACACTCCAG GGGTCAGCCCCCTGGAgagccacgcccccctccggcccccctccacccccaaagGTAACAACGCCCAGTAAGGATCAGTCCACGCAGACAGTTGGACTCTATTACCCATCAGCCACGGAGCTCCAGAGgaaggaaacacagaggaaactTCAACTGAGCAAGCAGCATTCAGCCAGAGACCAACGGCCACCACTGACCTCCATCAGCCCAGGGAGAG GTTTCTGGAGGAAGCAGCTGGATCACCTGTGTGCTCACCTGAGGAGCTACGCCCAGAACAACGCCCCCTTCAGGACCCTGCTAGGAGAACCCCGTCTGGGCCAG ATGGTTTCCGCTGCGATTCAAGAAGATCGTTATGAAGTCAGCTTGACCTTCAGCTTTGTGTCAGCCGGAGGAAGACAACGTCAG GTGGAGCAGGCAGCTGACGGCCTTGGACCCCCAGCTGGGACCGAGACTCTGGGCGCCACGATAGAGCCATCGGTTGACTGCCAACGCGGCACATGGTCCGAAGATAAAGCTAACGATGCTAACGACGCTCACAGACCAACCCTGAGACCCAGACCTCCG GTGAGGGATGTGCAGCTGCTGAAGGAGCTCGGTCCAGGTCCGGGTCGAGGTCGCATCAGCAtcatccagcagctcctggATCAG GGGGCGGACCCGTCCTGCTGCGACGCGAATGGCCGCCATGCTCTAGCGGTTGCCGTGGTGAACGGTCACCATGACGTACTTCCTGTTTTGGTGCAGCGTGGAGCCAACGTGGATCAGCAGTCTGGAGA gatgaaGAACACGGCTCTGCATGAAGCTGCAGCTCTGGGCTCTGAAGGTCTGAAGGCTGCTGAGGTCCTGCTCAG CTGTCGGGCGTCCTTGCGGCGGAGGGACGTCGCGGGTCGGGCGGCGTTGGACGTGGCGCTGAGCTCCGGCTGCAGCGAGGCAGCCGCTCTGCTGGCTGCTCGCACCGGACTGGACATGCTGGGCAGACTGGGGAGACCCAGAGAGGACCGGGACGGGTTCTGA
- the dzank1 gene encoding double zinc ribbon and ankyrin repeat-containing protein 1 isoform X1, with translation MIHLQTHRAKNHIDTNTPVSIQSDTPDVLIFYTLDGSKPSFGPRESKGSRRYGGPILLPAGRVAVRAVAVTRDGRDSSTVTKVFSVELVESNEDQRQCEGTLISSGPLLKPSGGLLTGGLGSPTKPQPAGSSQPSQSAASRQQTDFLRCAPCQRPRPSDPFCGFRAQCGPSLPVLDEQRRRPAEGGQVLRCVLCNSLVPVNTRTCLICEAAVHQQQPQSSVARQPGHAASYVVCWRCGANGPPHAFYCATCGAFLEAPPPPTSCGDITQPVGAAATLQGSAPWRATPPSGPPPPPKVTTPSKDQSTQTVGLYYPSATELQRKETQRKLQLSKQHSARDQRPPLTSISPGRGFWRKQLDHLCAHLRSYAQNNAPFRTLLGEPRLGQMVSAAIQEDRYEVSLTFSFVSAGGRQRQVEQAADGLGPPAGTETLGATIEPSVDCQRGTWSEDKANDANDAHRPTLRPRPPVRDVQLLKELGPGPGRGRISIIQQLLDQGADPSCCDANGRHALAVAVVNGHHDVLPVLVQRGANVDQQSGEMKNTALHEAAALGSEGLKAAEVLLSCRASLRRRDVAGRAALDVALSSGCSEAAALLAARTGLDMLGRLGRPREDRDGF, from the exons ATGATCCACCTGCAGACTCACAGAGCCAAAAACCACATAGACACCAACACACCCGTCTCCATTCAATCAG ACACTCCTGATGTTCTGATCTTCTACACTCTGGATGGGTCTAAGCCGTCCTTCGGGCCTCGGGAGTCAAAGGGCAGCAGGAGGTACGGCGGCCCGATTCTGCTGCCCGCTGGTCGAGTGGCCGTCAGAGCGGTCGCTGTCACCAG AGACGGCAGAGACAGCTCCACAGTGACGAAGGTTTTCTCTGTTGAGCTTGTTGAGTCAAACGAGGATCAA cgTCAGTGTGAAGGAACCTTGATCAGCTCTGGTCCTTTATTGAAGCCCTCAG GTGGTCTCCTGACCGGGGGACTGGGCTCTCCCACCAAACCACAACCAGCTGGATCCTCCCAACCTTCCCAGTCAGCGGCGAGCAGACAGCAGACTGACTTCCTGCG gtgtgcTCCGTGTCAGCGTCCTCGTCCCTCTGATCCATTCTGTGGGTTCCGTGCTCAGTGTGGACCTTCACTTCCTGTGTTAGATGAGCAGAGACGCCGCCCTGCTGAGGGAGGACAG gtgcTTCGCTGTGTGTTGTGTAACTCTCTGGTTCCTGTTAACACTCGCAcatgtttaatctgtgaggctGCCGTCCATCAACAACAGCCACAGTCTAGCGTTGCAcggcag CCCGGCCACGCGGCCAGCTATGTGGTTTGTTGGCGTTGCGGAGCGAATGGACCCCCGCATGCCTTCTACTGCGCAACCTGTGGCGCCTTCctggaagccccgcccccaccaaCATCTTGCGGTGACATCACTCAACCTGTTGGGGCTGCCGCCACACTCCAG GGGTCAGCCCCCTGGAgagccacgcccccctccggcccccctccacccccaaagGTAACAACGCCCAGTAAGGATCAGTCCACGCAGACAGTTGGACTCTATTACCCATCAGCCACGGAGCTCCAGAGgaaggaaacacagaggaaactTCAACTGAGCAAGCAGCATTCAGCCAGAGACCAACGGCCACCACTGACCTCCATCAGCCCAGGGAGAG GTTTCTGGAGGAAGCAGCTGGATCACCTGTGTGCTCACCTGAGGAGCTACGCCCAGAACAACGCCCCCTTCAGGACCCTGCTAGGAGAACCCCGTCTGGGCCAG ATGGTTTCCGCTGCGATTCAAGAAGATCGTTATGAAGTCAGCTTGACCTTCAGCTTTGTGTCAGCCGGAGGAAGACAACGTCAG GTGGAGCAGGCAGCTGACGGCCTTGGACCCCCAGCTGGGACCGAGACTCTGGGCGCCACGATAGAGCCATCGGTTGACTGCCAACGCGGCACATGGTCCGAAGATAAAGCTAACGATGCTAACGACGCTCACAGACCAACCCTGAGACCCAGACCTCCG GTGAGGGATGTGCAGCTGCTGAAGGAGCTCGGTCCAGGTCCGGGTCGAGGTCGCATCAGCAtcatccagcagctcctggATCAG GGGGCGGACCCGTCCTGCTGCGACGCGAATGGCCGCCATGCTCTAGCGGTTGCCGTGGTGAACGGTCACCATGACGTACTTCCTGTTTTGGTGCAGCGTGGAGCCAACGTGGATCAGCAGTCTGGAGA gatgaaGAACACGGCTCTGCATGAAGCTGCAGCTCTGGGCTCTGAAGGTCTGAAGGCTGCTGAGGTCCTGCTCAG CTGTCGGGCGTCCTTGCGGCGGAGGGACGTCGCGGGTCGGGCGGCGTTGGACGTGGCGCTGAGCTCCGGCTGCAGCGAGGCAGCCGCTCTGCTGGCTGCTCGCACCGGACTGGACATGCTGGGCAGACTGGGGAGACCCAGAGAGGACCGGGACGGGTTCTGA
- the dzank1 gene encoding double zinc ribbon and ankyrin repeat-containing protein 1 isoform X3, with translation MTAGAVSAPLIIPMIHLQTHRAKNHIDTNTPVSIQSDTPDVLIFYTLDGSKPSFGPRESKGSRRYGGPILLPAGRVAVRAVAVTRDGRDSSTVTKVFSVELVESNEDQRQCEGTLISSGPLLKPSGGLLTGGLGSPTKPQPAGSSQPSQSAASRQQTDFLRCAPCQRPRPSDPFCGFRAQCGPSLPVLDEQRRRPAEGGQVLRCVLCNSLVPVNTRTCLICEAAVHQQQPQSSVARQPGHAASYVVCWRCGANGPPHAFYCATCGAFLEAPPPPTSCGDITQPVGAAATLQGSAPWRATPPSGPPPPPKVTTPSKDQSTQTVGLYYPSATELQRKETQRKLQLSKQHSARDQRPPLTSISPGRGFWRKQLDHLCAHLRSYAQNNAPFRTLLGEPRLGQMVSAAIQEDRYEVSLTFSFVSAGGRQRQVEQAADGLGPPAGTETLGATIEPSVDCQRGTWSEDKANDANDAHRPTLRPRPPVRDVQLLKELGPGPGRGRISIIQQLLDQGADPSCCDANGRHALAVAVVNGHHDVLPVLVQRGANVDQQSGEMKNTALHEAAALGSEGLKAAEVLLSCRASLRRRDVAGRAALDVALSSGCSEAAALLAARTGLDMLGRLGRPREDRDGF, from the exons ATGACAGCAGGAGCAGTGTCAGCTCCGCTCATCATTCCCATGATCCACCTGCAGACTCACAGAGCCAAAAACCACATAGACACCAACACACCCGTCTCCATTCAATCAG ACACTCCTGATGTTCTGATCTTCTACACTCTGGATGGGTCTAAGCCGTCCTTCGGGCCTCGGGAGTCAAAGGGCAGCAGGAGGTACGGCGGCCCGATTCTGCTGCCCGCTGGTCGAGTGGCCGTCAGAGCGGTCGCTGTCACCAG AGACGGCAGAGACAGCTCCACAGTGACGAAGGTTTTCTCTGTTGAGCTTGTTGAGTCAAACGAGGATCAA cgTCAGTGTGAAGGAACCTTGATCAGCTCTGGTCCTTTATTGAAGCCCTCAG GTGGTCTCCTGACCGGGGGACTGGGCTCTCCCACCAAACCACAACCAGCTGGATCCTCCCAACCTTCCCAGTCAGCGGCGAGCAGACAGCAGACTGACTTCCTGCG gtgtgcTCCGTGTCAGCGTCCTCGTCCCTCTGATCCATTCTGTGGGTTCCGTGCTCAGTGTGGACCTTCACTTCCTGTGTTAGATGAGCAGAGACGCCGCCCTGCTGAGGGAGGACAG gtgcTTCGCTGTGTGTTGTGTAACTCTCTGGTTCCTGTTAACACTCGCAcatgtttaatctgtgaggctGCCGTCCATCAACAACAGCCACAGTCTAGCGTTGCAcggcag CCCGGCCACGCGGCCAGCTATGTGGTTTGTTGGCGTTGCGGAGCGAATGGACCCCCGCATGCCTTCTACTGCGCAACCTGTGGCGCCTTCctggaagccccgcccccaccaaCATCTTGCGGTGACATCACTCAACCTGTTGGGGCTGCCGCCACACTCCAG GGGTCAGCCCCCTGGAgagccacgcccccctccggcccccctccacccccaaagGTAACAACGCCCAGTAAGGATCAGTCCACGCAGACAGTTGGACTCTATTACCCATCAGCCACGGAGCTCCAGAGgaaggaaacacagaggaaactTCAACTGAGCAAGCAGCATTCAGCCAGAGACCAACGGCCACCACTGACCTCCATCAGCCCAGGGAGAG GTTTCTGGAGGAAGCAGCTGGATCACCTGTGTGCTCACCTGAGGAGCTACGCCCAGAACAACGCCCCCTTCAGGACCCTGCTAGGAGAACCCCGTCTGGGCCAG ATGGTTTCCGCTGCGATTCAAGAAGATCGTTATGAAGTCAGCTTGACCTTCAGCTTTGTGTCAGCCGGAGGAAGACAACGTCAG GTGGAGCAGGCAGCTGACGGCCTTGGACCCCCAGCTGGGACCGAGACTCTGGGCGCCACGATAGAGCCATCGGTTGACTGCCAACGCGGCACATGGTCCGAAGATAAAGCTAACGATGCTAACGACGCTCACAGACCAACCCTGAGACCCAGACCTCCG GTGAGGGATGTGCAGCTGCTGAAGGAGCTCGGTCCAGGTCCGGGTCGAGGTCGCATCAGCAtcatccagcagctcctggATCAG GGGGCGGACCCGTCCTGCTGCGACGCGAATGGCCGCCATGCTCTAGCGGTTGCCGTGGTGAACGGTCACCATGACGTACTTCCTGTTTTGGTGCAGCGTGGAGCCAACGTGGATCAGCAGTCTGGAGA gatgaaGAACACGGCTCTGCATGAAGCTGCAGCTCTGGGCTCTGAAGGTCTGAAGGCTGCTGAGGTCCTGCTCAG CTGTCGGGCGTCCTTGCGGCGGAGGGACGTCGCGGGTCGGGCGGCGTTGGACGTGGCGCTGAGCTCCGGCTGCAGCGAGGCAGCCGCTCTGCTGGCTGCTCGCACCGGACTGGACATGCTGGGCAGACTGGGGAGACCCAGAGAGGACCGGGACGGGTTCTGA
- the polr3f gene encoding DNA-directed RNA polymerase III subunit RPC6: MSEVKLKRETNVLDVVEVENRIKELCQQLPHGITDQVIQNDMPHLEPQQRAMVINKLLSLGQLDLLRNSSGLLYRMKDTQGAGKMKGSDNQEKLVYQVIEDAGNKGIWSRDIRFKSNLPLTEVNKILKNLESKKLIKAVKSVAASKKKVYMLYNLQPDRSVTGGAWYSDQDFESEFVEVLNQQCFKFLQSKAEAAIDSKQSPMVQRNSSFATSHEVWKYICELGISKVDLSMDDIETILNTLIYDGKVEMSVIAAKEGTAGSVDGQMKLYRGVNAVIQPTGLVRTPCGLCPVFEDCHDGGEISPSHCVYMAEWLDF; this comes from the exons ATGTCGGAGGTGAAGTTGAAAAGGGAGACGAACGTGTTGGACGTCGTGGAGGTGGAGAACAG GATCAAAGAGCTGTGTCAGCAGCTCCCTCACGGGATCACAGACCAGGTGATCCAGAACGACATGCCCCACCTGGAGCCTCAGCAGAGAGCCATGGTCATCAACAAGCTGCTGTCGCTG GGTCAGCTGGACCTGCTGAGGAACAGTTCAGGTCTCCTGTACAGGATGAAGGACACGCAGGGCGCTGG taaaatgaaaggCTCAGACAACCAGGAGAAGTTGGTCTATCAGGTGATCGAGGATGCAGGAAACAAAG GGATCTGGAGCAGAGACATCCGCTTCAAGAGCAACCTCCCTCTGACCGAGGTCAACAAGATCCTGAAGAACCTGGAGAGCAAGAAGCTCATCAAAGCCGTCAAATCCGTGGCT GCCTCCAAGAAGAAGGTCTACATGCTGTACAACCTGCAGCCGGACCGCTCGGTGACGGGCGGCGCCTGGTACAGCGACCAGGACTTTGAGTCCGAGTTCGTTGAAGTTCTCAACCAGCAGTGCTTCAAGTTCCTACAGAGCAAG GCAGAAGCAGCCATCGACAGTAAGCAGAGCCCCATGGTGCAGAGGAACAGTTCTTTCGCCACCTCCCATGAAGTCTGGAAGTACATCTGTGAGCTGGGAATCAGCAAG GTGGACCTGTCCATGGACGACATCGAGACCATCCTGAACACGCTGATCTACGACGGGAAGGTGGAGATGAGCGTCATCGCCGCCAAGGAGGGCACGGCGGGCAGCGTGGACGGACAGATGAAGCTGTACCGCGGGGTCAACGCCGTCATCCAGCCCACGGGCCTGGTCAGGACGCCCTGTGGACTCTGCCCG GTGTTTGAGGACTGTCACGATGGAGGAGAGATCTCTCCGTCGCACTGCGTCTACATGGCCGAGTGGCTGGACTTCTGA